The Saccharomyces cerevisiae S288C chromosome VII, complete sequence genome includes a region encoding these proteins:
- the FHN1 gene encoding Fhn1p (hypothetical protein; induced by ketoconazole; promoter region contains sterol regulatory element motif, which has been identified as a Upc2p-binding site; overexpression complements function of Nce102p in NCE102 deletion strain; FHN1 has a paralog, NCE102, that arose from the whole genome duplication) — protein sequence MLSAADNLVRIINAVFLIISIGLISGLIGTQTKHSSRVNFCMFAAVYGLVTDSLYGFLANFWTSLTYPAILLVLDFLNFIFTFVAATALAVGIRCHSCKNKTYLEQNKIIQGSSSRCHQSQAAVAFFYFSCFLFLIKVTVATMGMMQNGGFGSNTGFSRRRARRQMGIPTISQV from the coding sequence atgCTATCAGCTGCAGATAATTTAGTGCGCATCATAAATGctgtttttcttattatatCCATAGGTCTAATCAGCGGCCTGATAGGTACACAGACAAAGCATAGTTCTCGAGTGAACTTTTGTATGTTTGCCGCCGTTTATGGTCTGGTTACGGATTCATTATATGGGTTTTTGGCTAATTTCTGGACATCATTAACATACCCAGCAATTTTGCTtgttttggattttttaaatttcaTATTTACGTTTGTAGCAGCCACCGCTTTGGCTGTAGGTATAAGATGCCATTCGtgtaaaaacaaaacataTCTGGAACAGAATAAGATCATACAAGGCTCAAGCTCCAGATGTCATCAATCTCAGGCTGCTGTTGCgtttttttacttttcctGTTTTCTATTCCTCATCAAAGTGACTGTGGCCACGATGGGTATGATGCAAAATGGTGGATTTGGCTCTAATACCGGATTCAGCAGAAGGAGGGCAAGAAGACAAATGGGCATACCTACAATTTCCCAGGTTTAA
- the PHB1 gene encoding prohibitin subunit PHB1 (Subunit of the prohibitin complex (Phb1p-Phb2p); prohibitin is a 1.2 MDa ring-shaped inner mitochondrial membrane chaperone that stabilizes newly synthesized proteins; determinant of replicative life span; involved in mitochondrial segregation; prohibitin deficiency induces a mitochondrial unfolded protein response (mtUPR)) — translation MSNSAKLIDVITKVALPIGIIASGIQYSMYDVKGGSRGVIFDRINGVKQQVVGEGTHFLVPWLQKAIIYDVRTKPKSIATNTGTKDLQMVSLTLRVLHRPEVLQLPAIYQNLGLDYDERVLPSIGNEVLKSIVAQFDAAELITQREIISQKIRKELSTRANEFGIKLEDVSITHMTFGPEFTKAVEQKQIAQQDAERAKFLVEKAEQERQASVIRAEGEAESAEFISKALAKVGDGLLLIRRLEASKDIAQTLANSSNVVYLPSQHSGGGNSESSGSPNSLLLNIGR, via the coding sequence ATGTCTAATTCTGCCAAACTTATCGATGTCATCACCAAGGTGGCGTTGCCCATTGGTATAATTGCTAGCGGGATTCAGTACTCCATGTATGATGTGAAGGGTGGTTCTCGTGGTGTTATTTTCGACAGAATCAATGGTGTAAAGCAACAGGTTGTGGGTGAAGGCACTCATTTCTTGGTGCCTTGGCTACAGAAGGCGATCATATACGATGTGAGGACGAAACCAAAGAGCATTGCTACCAATACTGGTACGAAGGATTTGCAAATGGTGTCATTGACCTTGAGAGTCTTACATAGACCAGAGGTCTTACAGCTACCCGCAATATACCAAAATTTGGGTCTCGATTACGACGAAAGAGTGTTACCATCTATCGGCAATGAGGTTTTAAAGTCTATAGTAGCTCAATTTGATGCTGCTGAGTTAATTACTCAGAGAGAAAttatttctcaaaaaatcagaaaagAGCTTTCTACGAGGGCCAACGAATTCGGTATTAAGTTGGAAGATGTCTCTATCACTCATATGACGTTTGGTCCCGAATTCACGAAAGCAGTTGAGCAGAAGCAGATTGCACAGCAAGATGCCGAAAGAGCCAAATTCCTTGTCGAAAAGGCAGAGCAAGAGAGACAAGCTTCTGTTATCAGAGCTGAAGGTGAAGCAGAAAGTGCTGAATTCATTTCAAAAGCCTTAGCTAAAGTTGGTGATGGTCTGTTATTGATTAGAAGATTAGAAGCTTCTAAGGACATCGCTCAAACATTAGCAAACTCATCTAACGTTGTCTATTTACCAAGTCAACATTCTGGTGGTGGTAACAGCGAGTCTTCGGGATCACCAAATTCCTTGCTTTTGAACATTGGCCGTTAA
- the PEX4 gene encoding E2 ubiquitin-protein ligase peroxin 4 (Peroxisomal ubiquitin conjugating enzyme; required for peroxisomal matrix protein import and peroxisome biogenesis), which translates to MPNFWILENRRSYTSDTCMSRIVKEYKVILKTLASDDPIANPYRGIIESLNPIDETDLSKWEAIISGPSDTPYENHQFRILIEVPSSYPMNPPKISFMQNNILHCNVKSATGEICLNILKPEEWTPVWDLLHCVHAVWRLLREPVCDSPLDVDIGNIIRCGDMSAYQGIVKYFLAERERINNH; encoded by the coding sequence ATGCCAAACTTCTGGATTCTTGAGAATCGTAGGAGCTATACGTCTGATACATGTATGTCGAGGATCGTGAAGGAGTACAAAGTCATACTGAAAACATTGGCCAGTGATGACCCCATAGCGAACCCCTACCGGGGGATAATCGAGTCACTTAACCCGATTGACGAAACCGACTTGAGCAAGTGGGAAGCTATAATTTCTGGGCCGTCAGACACACCTTATGAAAATCATCAGTTTCGAATACTAATAGAAGTCCCTAGTTCCTACCCCATGAATCCACCAAAGATAAGTTTTATGCAGAACAATATTTTGCACTGCAATGTTAAATCAGCCACAGGAGAAATATGTCTGAACATCCTTAAACCAGAGGAGTGGACTCCTGTATGGGATTTGTTACACTGTGTTCATGCTGTTTGGAGACTCCTAAGGGAACCCGTTTGTGATTCTCCACTTGACGTAGACATTGGTAATATCATCCGCTGTGGCGATATGAGTGCCTATCAGGGGATTGTAAAGTACTTCCTAGCAGAAAGAGAGCGGATCAACAACCATTGA
- the CAF130 gene encoding CCR4-NOT core subunit CAF130 (Subunit of the CCR4-NOT transcriptional regulatory complex; CCR4-NOT complex is evolutionarily-conserved and involved in controlling mRNA initiation, elongation, and degradation), whose product MTKKKAATNYAERQNLASEDSSGDSVHFKDFIPLQELLKDKNYVPSVENLEKILYNETMFNDQKICSNLLLEALIITLFTTISGKSALRLIQTSSLKERKSWAQSFENNSSSYASIVLSWKDNDILLLKFLRFLLANKTAPLQINRYNLPEYKLPLSFLIVSKITIPSILLNETYNLLKDYLYSITGRIESLISCSSTFDKPALVVRKILKDYNRMIECRNFYFWYSFNAENRVNLTFSDNISLLMENDEGNAGSGLDDSRFDHQKQPREAIMGRTINDQEQIYSFELNQDGTLEIPNVMEHSLLRHELLFKILNLTTVLTPLLELQFSTLCGLVDPLMQPTPNDKHIISIDFLFQLFLGLMSQSIKTSQEHNDHYDWKFYMCFNMQKIIDATMLRLNCFDFDILNSVNNTDNAVHWKTQLHRWLPHGLNTQDLELLYMIDILAVYTIYKLYEKIPIQLNPFLFSLISLWKNLSCVILLALEIDRIEEENGTYETPLMVRATIRGAAALRSVIATVLNGLVKNNDHDFKHESLNTFMSPYGRKLCHGALYADLRSHTASLLALGASIEDVTDLFADLQSGDRFDEDIRYMFDYECEDYDESFSESDHGGLDESVVNPTEKIASGSNNVFFRRRCNCIFNDDKLVAEDGANEAFGSTNSENVEGAMHNNRNAVHNATTATSDHVVTSPNPLSVRSRSTFEFDYSGEDWRDVPRDFNMYYSPSYSFIHEPKLDVIFSLTLRGATEKLNKEESILLVRSVASCVRNEQDQMILADLESNFSASINGDVEGEGNTKMSKIDNEDLRRTTPDDIYEIWSEESAFERMLNVNHDVAWRLMDEMLMCTGYRRILIWFLTHLELKHSLIYYVFELIMGLRGKPFSGEASDQDKKDDMIYEILKKKQKNEDASGLPFSRQGPIVLSDIETKMLLQEFFMNAAIFLSSKNNEEENEDGEKISLYSLGLVRLICYMVQTLIANDKFFFTKSECTFELQTLLMTWIGILPEAKDLFFKIKTRLAMEEEDSADTMQHEGRKNSDIEKKLNAKPASELNLKLLNLFPSKPANKDDSSPINTLRSFIADYSFDTQVNPPGRRVVFYDGKILPLPKADKPIPLHEYITLAELDVGDSE is encoded by the coding sequence AtgacgaaaaagaaagcagcTACTAATTATGCTGAAAGGCAAAATTTAGCCAGTGAAGATTCTTCAGGTGATTCGGTTCATTTTAAGGACTTTATTCCCTTACAAGAGTTACtgaaagataaaaattatGTTCCATCGGTGGAAAATTTGGAGAAGATCTTATATAATGAAACCATGTTTAATGATCAGAAAATATGCTCTAACCTATTGCTTGAGGCTCTCATAATTACGTTGTTCACAACAATTTCAGGGAAGTCAGCTTTACGATTAATTCAgacttcttctttgaaggaaagaaaatccTGGGCCCAGTCCTTTGAAAATAACAGTTCTAGCTATGCTTCCATAGTACTGAGTTGGAAAGATAATGATATATTACTCCTGAAATTCTTAAGGTTTTTATTAGCAAATAAAACGGCCCCTCTTCAAATTAATCGGTACAATCTTCCAGAATACAAACTCCCGTTGAGCTTTTTaattgtttcaaaaattacTATTCCGTCCATATTACTCAATGAAACGTATAATTTGTTAAAGGACTATTTGTATTCGATAACTGGCCGTATAGAGAGTTTGATAAGCTGCAGCTCCACATTTGATAAGCCAGCACTTGTCgttagaaaaattttaaaagattaCAATAGAATGATAGAATGCcgaaatttttatttctggTATTCCTTTAATGCTGAGAACAGAGTAAATCTTACTTTTAGTGATAACATTAGCCTGTTAAtggaaaatgatgaagGCAATGCTGGAAGTGGCCTTGACGATAGCCGTTTTGATCATCAAAAACAACCGAGAGAGGCGATAATGGGCCGAACAATAAATGACCAGGAACAAATATATTCATTCGAACTGAACCAAGATGGAACGCTTGAAATACCCAACGTTATGGAGCATTCTTTACTAAGACACGAGcttctttttaaaatattaaatCTCACTACGGTATTGACGCCATTATTGGAACTACAATTTTCTACGCTATGTGGCTTAGTAGATCCATTAATGCAGCCTACTCCCAATGATAAGCATATTATATCGATagactttctttttcagcTTTTTTTGGGATTAATGTCTCAGTCGATCAAGACTTCTCAAGAACACAACGACCATTATGACTGGAAATTTTATATGTGTTTTAACATgcaaaaaattattgatgCTACCATGTTGAGGCTCAACtgctttgattttgatatattaAACTCGGTAAACAATACAGATAATGCAGTTCATTGGAAGACGCAACTTCACAGATGGCTACCGCATGGCCTGAATACACAAGACTTGGAATTACTCTATATGATTGATATACTGGCGGTATATACCATCTACAAGTtgtatgaaaaaatacctATACAACTAAAcccatttttattttcattaatatCCTTATGGAAAAACCTCTCCTGTGTTATACTTTTAGCCTTAGAAATTGATAGAATTGAAGAGGAGAATGGCACTTACGAAACGCCGCTTATGGTTCGCGCCACAATTCGTGGAGCCGCAGCATTGAGGTCTGTAATAGCTACCGTTCTCAATGGATtagtgaaaaataatgatcATGATTTCAAGCACGAGTCTTTAAACACATTCATGTCGCCCTatggaagaaaattgtGTCATGGTGCTTTATATGCCGATTTAAGGTCACATACTGCATCTCTACTTGCGCTTGGAGCAAGCATCGAAGATGTAACAGATTTATTTGCCGATTTACAGTCAGGTGATAGATTTGATGAGGATATTAGATATATGTTTGATTATGAATGTGAAGATTATGATGAATCTTTCTCTGAAAGCGATCATGGAGGATTGGATGAAAGCGTTGTTAACCCAACAGAAAAAATAGCATCTGGTAGTAATAATGTTTTCTTTCGGAGACGGTGCAATTGCATCTTCAATGATGATAAGTTGGTGGCAGAGGATGGTGCAAATGAAGCCTTTGGGTCAACAAATAGCGAAAACGTTGAAGGCGCAATGCATAATAATAGGAATGCGGTACATAACGCGACTACAGCCACTTCTGATCACGTCGTTACGTCACCTAACCCACTTTCCGTTAGATCAAGAAGtacttttgaatttgactATAGTGGGGAAGATTGGAGGGACGTTCCCAGAGATTTCAATATGTACTATTCGCCATCTTATTCATTCATCCATGAGCCTAAGTTAGATGTCATATTTAGTTTGACTCTACGTGGCGCAACAGAAAAGTTGAATAAGGAGGAATCCATATTGTTAGTGCGTTCAGTTGCATCGTGTGTAAGGAACGAGCAGGACCAAATGATTTTAGCAGACCTGGAGTCTAATTTTTCCGCAAGTATAAACGGCGATGTAGAAGGTGAAGGAAATACCAAAATGTCCAAGATAGATAATGAAGATCTCAGAAGAACCACGCCGGATGATATTTATGAAATATGGTCTGAAGAATCAGCATTTGAAAGGATGCTAAACGTGAATCACGACGTTGCGTGGAGATTAATGGATGAAATGTTAATGTGCACCGGTTATAGGAGAATATTGATATGGTTCCTTACGCATTTGGAGTTAAAACATTCGTTGATATATTACGTTTTTGAACTAATAATGGGGTTACGTGGAAAACCGTTTTCCGGAGAAGCCAGTGATCAAGATAAAAAGGATGATATGATATATGAGatcttgaagaaaaagcagaaGAATGAAGATGCTTCAGGACTTCCCTTTTCAAGGCAAGGACCTATCGTATTATCTGATATTGAGACTAAAATGTTACTGCAGGAGTTTTTTATGAATGctgctatttttttgtcatcaaaaaataacgaagaagagaatgaaGACGGCGAGAAAATCTCCTTGTACTCCCTTGGTTTGGTTAGGTTGATCTGTTACATGGTGCAGACACTCATCGCGAACGacaagtttttttttaccaaatcAGAATGCACTTTTGAGCTTCAAACTTTACTGATGACATGGATTGGCATCCTTCCTGAAGCCAAAGATTTATTCTTTAAGATCAAGACAAGGCTCGCCatggaagaagaggataGTGCCGATACTATGCAGCATGAGGGCAGGAAGAACTCTGACATAGAGAAGAAGCTAAACGCTAAGCCAGCTTCTGAACTGAATCTGAAATTGTTAAACCTGTTTCCCTCAAAGCCTGCAAACAAAGACGATAGTTCCCCTATTAACACGTTGCGTAGTTTTATCGCTGATTACTCCTTCGACACCCAGGTGAACCCTCCAGGAAGAAGGGTGGTGTTCTACGATGGTAAGATTTTGCCATTGCCCAAAGCCGATAAGCCTATCCCACTTCATGAATATATAACACTCGCAGAGCTCGATGTTGGAGACAGTGAGTGA
- the PRE9 gene encoding proteasome core particle subunit alpha 3 (Alpha 3 subunit of the 20S proteasome; the only nonessential 20S subunit; may be replaced by the alpha 4 subunit (Pre6p) under stress conditions to create a more active proteasomal isoform), which yields MGSRRYDSRTTIFSPEGRLYQVEYALESISHAGTAIGIMASDGIVLAAERKVTSTLLEQDTSTEKLYKLNDKIAVAVAGLTADAEILINTARIHAQNYLKTYNEDIPVEILVRRLSDIKQGYTQHGGLRPFGVSFIYAGYDDRYGYQLYTSNPSGNYTGWKAISVGANTSAAQTLLQMDYKDDMKVDDAIELALKTLSKTTDSSALTYDRLEFATIRKGANDGEVYQKIFKPQEIKDILVKTGITKKDEDEEADEDMK from the coding sequence ATGGGTTCCAGAAGATACGATTCCAGGACAACAATTTTCTCCCCTGAGGGACGTCTATATCAGGTTGAATACGCGCTAGAATCCATTTCACATGCAGGTACCGCAATTGGGATTATGGCATCTGATGGGATTGTTCTTGCAGCAGAACGCAAAGTCACAAGTACTTTACTAGAACAAGACACCTCTACCGAAAAACTTTATAAGTTAAACGATAAAATTGCGGTTGCCGTTGCTGGACTGACTGCAGATGCAGAAATTCTAATAAATACGGCTAGAATTCACGCTCAAAATTACCTTAAAACCTATAATGAAGATATACCAGTAGAAATTTTGGTGAGAAGGCTAAGTGATATAAAACAAGGTTACACGCAACATGGTGGTTTAAGACCATTTGGTGTGTCCTTTATCTACGCCGGTTATGACGATAGATACGGTTACCAATTGTATACATCTAATCCATCGGGAAACTATACAGGGTGGAAGGCTATTAGTGTTGGCGCTAACACATCAGCAGCACAAACCCTACTTCAAATGGACTACAAGGATGATATGAAAGTCGATGATGCCATTGAACTGGCTTTAAAAACGTTATCCAAAACTACCGACAGTAGCGCGCTGACTTATGACAGGTTGGAATTTGCTACTATCAGAAAGGGTGCTAATGACGGAGAAGTGTATCAGAAGATTTTCAAGCCTCAAGAGATAAAGGATATATTGGTAAAGACTGGTATTACCAAGAAggatgaagacgaagaagcTGATGAAGATATGAAATAA
- the LSB1 gene encoding Lsb1p (Negative regulator of actin nucleation-promoting factor activity; interacts with Las17p, a homolog of human Wiskott-Aldrich Syndrome protein (WASP), via an N-terminal SH3 domain, and along with PIN3 cooperatively inhibits the nucleation of actin filaments; overexpression blocks receptor-mediated endocytosis; protein increases in abundance and forms nuclear foci in response to DNA replication stress; LSB1 has a paralog, PIN3, that arose from the whole genome duplication) codes for MSASLVNRSLKNIRNELEFLKESNVISGDIFELINSKLPEKWDGNQRSPQNADTEEYVEALYDFEAQQDGDLSLKTGDKIQVLEKISPDWYRGKSNNKIGIFPANYVKPAFTRSASPKSAEAASSSTVSRPSVPPPSYEPAASQYPSQQVSAPYAPPAGYMQAPPPQQQQAPLPYPPPFTNYYQQPQQQYAPPSQQAPVEAQPQQSSGASSAFKSFGSKLGNAAIFGAGSAIGSDIVNSIF; via the coding sequence ATGTCTGCGTCACTAGTGAATCgatcattgaaaaatataaggAATGAattagaatttttgaaggaaTCAAACGTCATATCAGGCGACATTTTCGAATTAATCAATAGCAAGTTACCTGAGAAATGGGATGGAAACCAAAGATCGCCCCAAAATGCAGATACAGAAGAGTACGTTGAAGCTTTATATGATTTTGAAGCTCAACAAGATGGAGATTTGTCATTGAAAACAGGTGATAAAATACAAGTTTTAGAGAAGATTTCTCCAGATTGGTATAGAGGCAAGTCAAATAATAAGATCGGAATATTCCCTGCAAATTATGTGAAACCTGCTTTCACGAGATCAGCCTCACCTAAATCTGCGGAAGCTGCTTCAAGCTCGACTGTTTCTCGTCCCAGTGTTCCACCTCCATCATACGAACCAGCCGCATCACAGTATCCTTCACAGCAGGTTTCAGCACCTTATGCACCTCCAGCCGGTTATATGCAAGCTCCGCCTCCACAGCAACAGCAGGCGCCTTTACCATATCCTCCACCTTTCACTAATTACTATCAACAGCCTCAGCAACAGTACGCACCACCTTCACAGCAAGCACCGGTGGAAGCACAACCGCAACAGAGCAGTGGGGCTAGTAGTGCCTTCAAGAGTTTTGGTAGCAAATTGGGAAATGCTGCTATATTTGGCGCTGGTTCTGCTATTGGTAGTGATATTGTCAACAGCATTTTTTAG
- the TPO2 gene encoding spermine transporter (Polyamine transporter of the major facilitator superfamily; member of the 12-spanner drug:H(+) antiporter DHA1 family; specific for spermine; localizes to the plasma membrane; transcription of TPO2 is regulated by Haa1p; TPO2 has a paralog, TPO3, that arose from the whole genome duplication), translated as MSDQESVVSFNSQNTSMVDVEGQQPQQYVPSKTNSRANQLKLTKTETVKSLQDLGVTSAAPVPDINAPQTAKNNIFPEEYTMETPSGLVPVATLQSMGRTASALSRTRTKQLNRTATNSSSTGKEEMEEEETEEREDQSGENELDPEIEFVTFVTGDPENPHNWPSWVRWSYTVLLSILVICVAYGSACISGGLGTVEKKYHVGMEAAILSCSLMVIGFSLGPLIWSPVSDLYGRRVAYFVSMGLYVIFNIPCALAPNLGCLLACRFLCGVWSSSGLCLVGGSIADMFPSETRGKAIAFFAFAPYVGPVVGPLVNGFISVSTGRMDLIFWVNMAFAGVMWIISSAIPETYAPVILKRKAARLRKETGNPKIMTEQEAQGVSMSEMMRACLLRPLYFAVTEPVLVATCFYVCLIYSLLYAFFFAFPVIFGELYGYKDNLVGLMFIPIVIGALWALATTFYCENKYLQIVKQRKPTPEDRLLGAKIGAPFAAIALWILGATAYKHIIWVGPASAGLAFGFGMVLIYYSLNNYIIDCYVQYASSALATKVFLRSAGGAAFPLFTIQMYHKLNLHWGSWLLAFISTAMIALPFAFSYWGKGLRHKLSKKDYSIDSVEM; from the coding sequence ATGAGTGATCAAGAATCTGTTGTTTCATTCAACTCACAAAACACTTCCATGGTGGACGTTGAGGGCCAACAACCTCAACAGTATGTCCCCTCAAAAACCAACTCTCGTGCAAATCAACTTAAGTTAACTAAGACTGAGACCGTCAAGTCTTTACAAGATTTAGGTGTCACTTCAGCCGCCCCAGTGCCTGATATCAATGCGCCACAAACTGCTAAGAATAACATTTTCCCTGAAGAATATACCATGGAAACACCATCTGGGCTGGTTCCAGTGGCTACCTTACAATCTATGGGTAGAACCGCCTCTGCCTTATCTCGTACTAGAACAAAGCAATTGAACCGTACCGCTACCAATTCCTCATCCACAggtaaagaagaaatggaagaggaagaaactGAAGAACGTGAAGACCAGAGCGGTGAAAACGAGCTAGATCCAGAGATCGAATTCGTTACTTTTGTTACTGGTGATCCAGAAAACCCTCACAATTGGCCCTCATGGGTTCGTTGGAGTTACACTGTCCTGTTGTCCATCTTAGTTATTTGCGTTGCCTACGGTTCTGCTTGTATCAGTGGTGGGTTGGGAACcgttgaaaagaaataccaTGTAGGTATGGAAGCCGCTATTTTATCATGTTCTTTAATGGTTATTGGGTTCTCGCTGGGTCCTTTGATTTGGTCTCCTGTTAGTGATCTTTACGGTAGAAGAGTTGCTTACTTTGTTTCTATGGGTCTTTATgtcatcttcaatatcCCTTGCGCCTTAGCTCCAAATCTAGGTTGTCTTTTAGCTTGTAGATTTTTATGTGGTGTTTGGTCATCATCTGGTTTGTGTTTAGTTGGTGGGTCTATTGCCGATATGTTCCCAAGTGAAACAAGAGGTAAGGCTATTGCTTTCTTCGCTTTTGCTCCTTACGTTGGTCCCGTTGTTGGTCCACTAGTTAACGGTTTTATTTCCGTTTCTACCGGACGTATGGACCTGATTTTCTGGGTCAATATGGCCTTTGCAGGTGTTATGTGGATCATATCTTCTGCCATCCCAGAAACGTACGCTCCAGTTATCTTGAAGAGAAAGGCTGCTAGATTAAGAAAGGAAACTGGTAATCCCAAGATTATGACTGAGCAGGAAGCGCAAGGTGTCAGTATGAGTGAAATGATGAGGGCTTGTCTGTTGAGACCTTTGTACTTCGCTGTCACTGAACCTGTTCTAGTTGCCACTTGTTTCTACGTGTGTTTGATTTACTCTCTACTATATGCGTTCTTCTTTGCCTTCCCTGTCATTTTCGGTGAACTATATGGCTACAAAGATAACCTTGTGGGTTTAATGTTTATTCCTATTGTTATCGGTGCTCTTTGGGCGTTAGCCACAACTTTCTACTGtgaaaacaaatatttacaaATTGTCAAACAGCGTAAACCTACTCCTGAAGATCGTTTGCTAGGTGCTAAGATCGGTGCTCCATTTGCTGCAATTGCTCTATGGATCCTGGGTGCTACCGCTTATAAACATATTATTTGGGTTGGTCCAGCTTCAGCTGGTTTAGCTTTTGGTTTCGGTATGGTGTTGATTTATTATTCATTGAATAATTACATTATTGATTGCTACGTCCAATACGCATCCAGTGCTCTGGCTACAAAGGTTTTCTTAAGATCCGCCGGTGGTGCTGCCTTCCCCTTGTTTACCATTCAAATGTACCACAAATTGAATTTGCACTGGGGTTCTTGGTTGTTGGCTTTCATCTCCACTGCTATGATTGCTTTACcttttgcattttcttACTGGGGTAAGGGCTTGAGACATAAGTTGTCCAAGAAGGACTATTCCATCGACAGTGTTGAGATGTAA